The Penicillium oxalicum strain HP7-1 chromosome IV, whole genome shotgun sequence genome contains a region encoding:
- a CDS encoding Spore development regulator vosA — protein MSASTFTDASVTREAQSSDFDLIIRQQPDRARVAGGKEKERKPIDPPPIVQLRVREEGSYLAHLYDATEDRPVPVAPSTALAGTLVSSLHRLKDVDNSDGGFFVFGDLSVKIEGEFRLKFTLFEMRKDVVTYLKTVISDRFKVSPPKNFPGMMESTFLSRSFADQGVKLRIRKEPRTMMKRSAPRPDEFPQPAPPRSPERQPVQMTPAVSGYAGYPVSATSRDYSQYYGAPPVKRHRTSIDYGRQNIYEQDPRMAARPMDPYSQPTTMYNQQATYQTPGMQPYQASQVVPDYGMSYGLHPSATSMSQMTDPSGQSRPSQQATVGQMMTMNQPGTPTPDSTAAMMAHGYPRSGYQTPENTTILPPLQRGYNPAPNGAATRGLFEQPASATSILPSQLGPEGNRYGPTNESPP, from the exons ATGAGTGCATCGACGTTTACCGACGCCTCTGTCACGCGCGAAGCTCAGAG TTCTGATTTTGACCTGATCATTCGTCAGCAGCCCGACCGGGCGCGCGTGGCcgggggcaaagagaaag AACGTAAACCCATCGATCCGCCCCCAATCGTTCAGCTTCGAGTGCGCGAAGAGGGTTCTTATTTAGCTCA CCTGTACGATGCCACAGAAGACCGTCCAGTCCCTGTTGCCCCTTCAACAGCGTTGGCGGGAACGTTAGTCTCGTCTCTTCACCGGCTGAAAGACGTCGATAACAGCG ATGGTGGGTTCTTCGTTTTTGGTGACTTGTCGGTAAAAATTGAGGGCGAGTTCCGCCTCAAGTTCACTCTCTTTGAAATGCGCAA GGATGTTGTCACCTACTTGAAGACAGTGATTTCAGATCGATTCAAAGTCTCGCCGCCCAAGAATTTCCCAGGAATGATGGAATCAACTTTCCTGTCACGATCATTCGCGGACCAGGGTGTAAAATTGCGCATACGCAAAGAGCCTCGGACTATGAT GAAACGGTCTGCACCTCGCCCGGATGAATTTCCTCAGCcagctcctcctcgatcGCCCGAGCGCCAACCGGTGCAAATGACGCCTGCTGTCTCTGGATACGCGGGCTATCCAGTATCTGCCACGTCCCGAGACTACAGCCAGTATTACGGTGCCCCTCCCGTGAAACGTCATCGTACGTCGATCGACTACGGGCGGCAGAACATTTACGAGCAAGATCCTCGGATGGCTGCTCGTCCAATGGATCCATATAGTCAGCCCACCACAATGTACAATCAGCAAGCGACGTACCAAACGCCAGGGATGCAGCCGTACCAGGCCAGCCAGGTGGTGCCAGATTACGGG ATGTCATATGGCCTTCATCCAAGTGCGACCTCCATGTCACAAATGACCGACCCCTCCGGCCAGTCCCGTCCTAGCCAACAGGCGACCGTGGGGCAGATGATGACTATGAACCAACCCGGCACACCT ACACCCGACTCCACCGCAGCAATGATGGCTCATGGTTACCCTCGATCCGGATATCAAACCCCCGAGAACACAACAATCCTCCCTCCATTACAGCGCGGTTACAATCCTGCCCCCAATGGAGCCGCTACCCGCGGTCTGTTTGAACAGCCTGCCTCGGCCACCTCAATCCTCCCCTCGCAGCTGGGCCCCGAAGGCAATAGATACGGCCCTACAAACGAGAGTCCTCCGTGA